The Podospora bellae-mahoneyi strain CBS 112042 chromosome 7, whole genome shotgun sequence genomic sequence GTCTGGCTATGAGACGCGAACAGAAAAGTTTCACTCGCCCTGCTTTGAGGAGTCTGACAAGACCTCAGGTTCTTCCTCCGAGGAGGCAGAAGACCGTTGATCATCGTCTCCCCACGAATCGTGCTCCAAGGTTGACTGAGATGCCGGGCTGTTCGTGCCTGAACTGGCCCATGCTTGGTCTACCAATCCATAGAAACCAAGACCTCCATATACATGACCCGAACACGGCTCGCCAAGAACATCCCGGAACGAATCTAAATCGGCGTTATCGAGAGAGGGGTAGATGTTTGGACGTGGGAGCTCTTCTTGGGCCTGGATCGCGCCATTCTGTAAGGCAAATCTGTGCATATCCTTGCGAAGGGTGGCAAGAGTGGTGGTTCCAAGGCCTGAAACTGAGTCTAGCCCAAGAAGGTGATGGTATAGAGCCCCCAGACCAGCTGCCCACATCTTGATAATATGCTCATCCCCCGTTTCACGATGCAGATGAGGATTTGCAGTCTTGATCTGAACAACGCGGGTTGTCTGGGAAGCATTGGGCAGATTCGCGGATGAGATCTTGTTTCTCAGGAGCGGCTCAATGTACTGAAACGGCTCGATGGCATACCCGTttgccatcctcatcttcagcgCCATCTCCATGGTCATGGCGTGCTCCCCAGCGTTACCCGTCGTGATGAACTCGTCCTGCTGTCCCGCTTTCGCAAACAGTCTGTTTAGAAACGAGTTGATGATGCGAGAACTTCGTCCCTGTTGGACGAACTCGATCCGACCAGTGCTCGCGCTGTATTTGGGCTTGCTAGCCCATGAGATGCGGACCATAACATCTTCGCGCTCTGTACCACTTTTGGCTGCAGAGCGTTGTGCTAAAGCAAACCCACCAGCGTACGCCTTGCAGTATTCTACCACGGAGCCCGGAATGCGATTATCGGCGTCGATGAAGCCAATGTATTGGTGGTGTGGGAAATAGGACTTGGCCATGGCAATGCCCAAAtacatcccctcccctttcccgtTTCGTATTCTCCCGGAAGCTGTATCTAGGATCTCGGGGACTCCTGCTTCCTTAAACGCCATTGCGGCGCCGGGATATTGCTGGTGTACAAAACACCCCTCCCTACCCCAAGCACAAAATCCTGCCAGCATTCTTTCTTGAGCCTCCCAACCGTTCTCTCCGTGCTGGTGAGAACAGTTCGACACCAAGATCACCGCGCAACGGCTCGGGATGCCTGCGATCACTCCCCTGATGATGTCGACCGGCTCATCTTTGCAAGGCACGACAATGACCAATTTTTCGAGGATCCGGTCTAGCTCGTCTGGGAATACGGCCACGGTACTTTCCGCATCGTGATCAGGATCCTGGTTGTGTTGGGGCCGCCTTTGTGACTGATGCACCGTCCTACCCAAACCGGACAGTTCCGATGCGCCGTAGAGGCGGTTGTCCCTGTTGGTTGGTCGCGGCTCCAGTTCGACCACCTCCATCTGGGGCATAATGCACAGCGGGCCGAACGGCCGACTCCCGAGTGGTAGGGTGTAGCGCATTGTGGGTTGATTTCATTGATGTGTGGCTCGAACGTTTGTCATCGATCGTGAATCGAAGTTGTATTTCCGGAAACGGAGAAGTGTTGTCCGGGGCCGGGAAGATATACCGCTGGATAGGTAGTTTAAGAAGAAAAACAGATGGTCTGGCTGGAGGTCAGTCAGTCTTTAAAGAAAAAGATTGTCCAGGCTGGTGAAAGGGCTGTCTTGAATGGTACACCGGCCGGTAACACATACGTCGGTTGAGCAGTGCTTCCGCAACAAGGTCCGAGGGGTGACGCAATTTGATACCGCTTCCGGGCACGTTGTCGACGATATATATACACACCACCCAGGAAAGCATCGGCTTGCGAATGAAGCAATTCCAAAAGCTCACCGAACCTGGTTTGTGCACATGGGTCAACGAAAAGATCACGAGTAGTTTCTCACGGGTCTGCGAGCACGCGGCGCAACAATGAGCGGGCTTGGAAAAGTTCAGAAGAAACACTCGGCTGGGTTGATTAGCAGGGGAATCGTGTGGTCATTGCGGGTTGGTTGTACAGAACCACCAGACAACCACTATGGAGTTACGGACAGCGAAACCGACTCCAAGTGCGTGCAGGATTGCTGGGTGCATAATGGACCCGAGCTAGTTCCACACGGACATCTtggtcatcatcatggtcGCACACACGCGGcaagatggagggggaggggtccATGAAGCTATGTATATTTTGGACCCGAGAGCTTGGTTCATCAGACTGATCCCGGCCCATAAAATAAATACTTGcccctgaagaagaagagcctcTCTTGTGATTGGCATTTGCTCTGCTGGGCTTGCGGTTTCTAGTTAGATTGCTTACTCCGACGCCCCGGAAAAAGGACAGCTAACGAATACGACAGGCATgtccaccaacagccacGGCCGTCACATCTGCCAGTGTctcacaaactcctcccTATCACTAGCAGAACATCACGACGTCGAAAGTCGGATAATTCCTATTTGGGACGTGTTGAGTTAAGGTGGCCACTAACGCCATGTTACCTAGTCAGGGGTCGATAGTAAGCTGCTGAGACGCTGTTGGCACATAGTCTCGCTCCCATCTGATCCACCTTCCTGCTTGGACATGCTATTCCCGGTTTCTTCTGAAAAAATATCAAGAAAAGCAGTGGCTAATTTCCTAACCCTTGGGGCAATGAATGACGTGCTACACAGGCCCGCCTGGCTACTAGCACACGAGCTCAGCTGCCCTGGACTTCCTTAGCTTGCGTTTGGCGCCACTTTTCTTTGCAACAGATGAGACATCTAGAAGTGAGTGGCACCTCCAACTGTCAAGGTACCTGTATACCTGACCCATGGTCTGTCAGGTGCATGTTGCAAGCTGACTAGCATTGAAGCTTGGATAGTTACACTAGATAGCCTGGAGTACCGAAAGTGGGTCATCTTGGCGAAGGCCTTGCTGAGCCTCGCCCGTCACACAATATAGAAAAAATATAGGCGTGCTCGGTACATGCCTACCTATGATCTGATTCCAAGCAGGAAGTGACTATGTGCGTCTGGTTGCATACAACAGTGTCACTATACCATGAACTGCCGTGGCTGAATGTGCGAAGCGACATGGTCAGGAGACCCCCAACGATTCGCACTGGCCATCTGGGATCCTCTTGTTTTGTTTAAGGTCGATGGGTGGAGACTGAAAAGGCCCGCCTATCGCGCTCCCAAGACTCAGGCTGGGACACAGACGCACACTTGCAGTTCTACAAAGACAGCCCGGGCAATTATTGTGGTATAAGTGTAGGTGGCTGGCACTAGTTCCAGAAGGATGTGCAAGTTCTGACGTATCGGCGCGTATGTATTTCCAACCGGGCCGCGCGCATCTAGCCGTTCAACCGACAACAATGTTAGTTGGTTTCTGTTCCCGGCCGATCGTTCGAAGATGTATCTTGAAGACACATCACGGCAACCCTCCATAGGTATACATGGTCATCTAGATCCCCAGGCCTTTCGAGCGTAACCTCATCACCTGAGCTTTGATCACTAAACAGGGACTAGAGTTAGCCAGTTATCACATAGTTGCCCATTATGCTTGCTTACAATCGTACCTTGGCCGTAACAACAGGAGAGAAGGCAAGAGGCCATATCTTTCTGATGTCGTTATAAGTCAGCAGCCAACCTGATGGCGTCTTTTCACGTGCACTGGCTGGTATGCTGGTTGGGCACATAATCACTATCAGCCCCCGAAAGACCCGGAAAGCAGCGCTGTTCGGGCAAGCTCCAGGCTCCAAGATTGGtcggcaacggcagcgcCCCAAATTTGCATTGACCGTCGGCATTTATTGGCCATCCCCTCGTTATCTCACATAGCGCGGTAGTTTTCGTCACATTTGTTGCCCGAGCTGCCGGAACCGCAAGCGGGTCTTTCCACCCACATGAACTGCAGTGAGCAGTCCTTATCACACCCGACTCTCCACACCCCCGCAAGACGTACCGGACTCTACTACGTACGGTAGGTAATTTTGGGCTTTGCGAGAGCGAAGAGAGCCGACGTGGTGCGCTACCCACTTAACCCAGAAGGTCTTTTCATGACGGGAAGCTCAGTTAGGAAAACCCGTGTGCTGACTTCTCCCGAATTCGTCAGACCATTTCGTCACAACTACAGAAATGACAGCGAGGGACATGGCTGCCGAGTCCGAGATCTGCGATGGCTGAGGTGAGTGCAAACACGATGCCTGGATAAGGTACCTTACTGTTGGTGATACACGAAAACAATCCCGCATTTGAGCCTTCAAGACCTTTCGAGAAAGTTTAGCAAGCCTTGTTTCTCGACCCTTCACCCCCGAATTGGAAGACTTTCTGCGCAGACTACAGCCCATCACATTGTGCACACACGGTGGCACATGGGTGCACACGTGTCGTTGGATCGAATCGGCACATGCACGCACATACGCACTGACAGTCTTCGCGACCAACCCACATGGAGGTCTGTTGTCTCAGTCTGTTCTTGGCTGGGACATTGCCTGAGGAATTGCGAGCTGGAAATGACGCCACCAAATGCCCCGTTGTTTCCGCGCCATTTACCGTCGACTTCACCTCTATTATTGGATTGGCCGCCAGGTGAAGACATTGGCAAGACATTCATTCCCTTGGTGTCTTGGAAAAAAATGTGCCGATATCATTCATCCCGATCAGCATCGGCAACCACTAGTCTTGTACGAAAGAAATCCGGTTCAGAAAGATGATTCGACAATATCTTCCACACGTCCGGACGTATGGCATATTCCTGCGCCCGGTTGTGGGCAAGCCTTCAACAACTTGCTCACCGACTTGACCGGTGGCCAGTCACCGTCGCACAGGTCACGATATCACAGAGCCAAAGAGTGTCCTTGAATGGTCGACTAATACAAACCAAGGCGTCTGTTCTTGAGCGGTGTATTTTTTTTCCCGAGATATTGACTCCCTGGAGACGTAGCGTAGTAGAATGTTGTTGGGGGTCATTGACTCGAGTCTGATATCGGCATGGAATACCTAGTACCAAGCAGTGAAATCCAATGGCGGCTTCCGGCCTCGCTATCTATTTCCTGACCTTGAAATTCTCTACTAGGCAACTAGGTACCTTATCATGCACATGATTGTGTGGCCAGGTTTGGAGCCCAGGGAAATGCATATCGAAGCGAGATATTGGACCTTCACAGTAAGTAACAGATAAATTGATTTCAAAGTATAGAAGTACCTACTGTACCTAATCTTCGATATGAATCGGGCCTTAAAACGTATGCTAAACTCTGAAGCTCTTACAGGTCTGAAAGAGGTCTGGACAAGGTCTGAAACAGCCAGGCTCACTGTCAACTGCCCGCTTGAAGGTGACTGTACACCAAAGATAAGGACCTCGAACTAGCGAGAAAATAATTAAGCGTTCCTATGCTGAGTGGCCCACCCTCCTTCTTAATAAGAACCAAGTGGACAGGAGATTGGAGTGCTGGGATTATGCTAAGGATTTGATGTCCAGGGCCGAGTAGTGGTAACATTCATGACAAGCTATTCTGGCACCATCGTGGCCGAATGTGGTTCAATTTTTAAGTTGCTGATTCAGAACAAAGTCTCTCCGCTATTCAACATAACGTAAAGTACTATGTACAAACAAATAtgaagtaggtaggtatcttTATCATACTTGATGTTGCTCTGCATTTTTTTCTCGTCTGTGTGCACCAGGACACTACCGGCCCTTGAGGTCTTCAAAGTAAAGCCAATACCACCCTCGCAGCCAGCCCTACTTTGAATCCCTTTCAGTGCGTCCGGTATTTTTCAGTGTAATTGCAGTGCTGTCTTCCTTTCTTACCTACCTTTCTTTGCTCAGACAAGCTCGCCCAAGATCTCACATGGTCTTGACAGGTACCGCCAGCATTAATtcagcaacaccacatcGCAAAGAGTGTAAATAAACCATCCATCATGTTGCTTCATCACTCTTTCCTAAGGTTATTTCGCGGCTGCCTAGAAATTCCCcaaccatcctcatcagcagAAAGCTCCTCAACGCCCCTGATAACCGAGCGGCCCCAACCATGCCCTCAATCCAGGACTCAATGTAGCCAAGTGGCTGGCTATCACCGCAACTCAACCAAGAGTCCAAACGAGCTCTTATCCGTCCCTCCATGAATGACCTCGGCGCTATTGATGGTGTCAAAATCCTTCCCGAAGTCGGAACACAGCGTCACAGATCTGCTACCCTTCCGTCGGTTTCCGACAACATCTTGTCGGAAAGGGTGCAGTGCCTTAGTCAGAGTTATGCGGTCTTGTGTGTTATCAGATGTGATACTGGCTGCATACCCGTCATCCTTTCTTGTTGGTTCTGATGCCATTTCACTTTGATCCACCATCGGGAGTGTGACCCTCTACCTGTGTTCCCTGCAGTGGCCAACAGAAACAGTCGGGATAGTGCAGCCGAAACTCTTGAGCTTTTCGTAGACAAGGTTGCTATCAATAAGGAAAGTTCTAAATATGCAGGGACTTTCTGACAGGTACCTATCTTGATTGACACATGCAACGGTGTGCAACATGACCTTGACTGGCAAAATGAATCCCTCCAAGGTACCCGAAGAAACCCCGGGAAGCTACCGAGTACATCGAGTGACCGATAAACTCGCACACCACTCGAGTACGCATGTATTGCAGGTAAGGAGACACAAAAGCACGGCATTGAGAAAGGCTCGCGGGCAAGGGAAGCTCTCAACAACACTACAAAAGCCACGGGTCGCGGCGTTGTGTTTATGAGTCATCACCAGCAGGATCAGAAACCAGCGACCGAAACACGAAGCAGGTAAAAGTCCCATGAGATAGAGACTCGGATTGTCGATTATGTATACAGACCTCAAGGTACTTGAATGGCTCTGATTATCTTTTACCATTCGAAGTACCTTTTGAGAGCTACATAAGGTACCGTCTCTTCTTTTCACCAATTGTCGAGGAGGTACATATAGCCACCCTGAGGAAGCCCTGATTAGAAGAAGGAATCtgaagttgaagaagctAAGTTACAAAATTATACTGACACAGCACCTCCATCCAAAGGACTGAGCGTAGATAAAATAACCCGACACCGCATTCACCTGGGTGTTTTTCTCATTAATTCACAGAAAATATCCGATTCAGGCCATACAGTCTTCACACCTTGAGCCTTCCAGTTAAGGTGGTGCTCGAGCCTCACACTGAAGAGACCAACAAGTTCTGGTTCTCCTAAAATAGGAGGGCATTGACATGATTCTGAACCGATGCGCTACCTGGCATGGGAATACCAAGACTAGCGTTAACACCGAACTGTTACTCCCGAGGTGTTCAAGCTCCCAAGTTACAGCACACCATCGTGTTTCTATTTGGGGAAATCGTAAGTGTAATCTAGGTGCTCCAGGCGCGAGACTTTCGAAACTCAACTTGATATAAAAGCAGAAGCTGAATGTTGTTCGATACCGTACCTAGGAGTGTTGAACCTGAACCATCAGCAAGGCTGGGGATTGGCGCATCAGAAGATGTTGCTTCCAGCGTTAAGAATTGTCAAGAGAATCTGCATCACAAACCATCAGTGGGTGTTGACCGCCATACTTTAGTGACACATCACCTGCCAAAATAGCGATGCCGCTAGAACAGTTCAGGCATGAAATAGAAAAAAGCTCTCAGGGAAAGAGGTAATGCCCAGAAGTTGAAAAACGGCGCACTGTCCAAGCGACACGTCAAGGAACACCCGGCCGGAGCGGCACAGCACGCGACCGCCGATGCAATCGGTCATGTTGGCAGCGCGGTTTGCAGGCGCGCCCACTCACCAGCGACATGTTTCCACGTGAACCTATGCATGATGCACTGCATCCACCCTGTAACAAATCC encodes the following:
- a CDS encoding hypothetical protein (CAZy:GT55; COG:H; EggNog:ENOG503NWJN); this encodes MRYTLPLGSRPFGPLCIMPQMEVVELEPRPTNRDNRLYGASELSGLGRTVHQSQRRPQHNQDPDHDAESTVAVFPDELDRILEKLVIVVPCKDEPVDIIRGVIAGIPSRCAVILVSNCSHQHGENGWEAQERMLAGFCAWGREGCFVHQQYPGAAMAFKEAGVPEILDTASGRIRNGKGEGMYLGIAMAKSYFPHHQYIGFIDADNRIPGSVVEYCKAYAGGFALAQRSAAKSGTEREDVMVRISWASKPKYSASTGRIEFVQQGRSSRIINSFLNRLFAKAGQQDEFITTGNAGEHAMTMEMALKMRMANGYAIEPFQYIEPLLRNKISSANLPNASQTTRVVQIKTANPHLHRETGDEHIIKMWAAGLGALYHHLLGLDSVSGLGTTTLATLRKDMHRFALQNGAIQAQEELPRPNIYPSLDNADLDSFRDVLGEPCSGHVYGGLGFYGLVDQAWASSGTNSPASQSTLEHDSWGDDDQRSSASSEEEPEVLSDSSKQGE